A genomic window from Purpureocillium takamizusanense chromosome 2, complete sequence includes:
- a CDS encoding uncharacterized protein (TransMembrane:1 (n17-28c32/33o288-317i)~CAZy:GT32~COG:I~EggNog:ENOG503NUR1), whose product MGTRTIRMMMARKPVHLSVVVLGFLLLVYVGAKVNLFVHIFLQHAGVAFTQGKIAHAHDATTPDPRARVVPTIIHQIYHNWKDPGNETIPAIWDAARQTCMDLHKDWEYKLWTEQASRDFIEREYSWFLETYDGFKFPVQRVDALRYLLMRHYGGIYIDLDDGCLTSLEPLLYYPVWVTDGGHGALSNNILGAAPNHPFWGLVTESMTRYAWNYPFPYVTISYATGQWFLTDMWQRYHAGLADGEPELTRVLMDMRPGAAPWVFFMHTQGGSWDNWDNYVFQWVGSHLLVTVLAGVALFGTLAVVAMLVVRLAMVCWRRRKGYRRV is encoded by the exons ATGGGCACGCGCACGATTCGaatgatgatggcgcgcAAGCCCGTGCATCTCTCCGTCGTGGTGCTTGgcttccttctcctcgtctaCGTAGGCGCAAAGGTCAACCTCTTCGTCCACATATTCCTACAGCACGCAGGCGTCGCCTTCACTCAAGGGAAAATAGCCCACGCCCATgacgccacgacgccggACCCTCGCGCACGCGTCGTGCCGACCATTATACACCAAATTTACCATAACTGGAAGGATCCAGGCAATGAGACAATTCCGGCCATTTGGGATGCAGCGCGACAGACGTGCATGGACCTGCACAAGGACTGGGAGTAcaag CTTTGGACCGAACAGGCCTCCCGAGATTTCATTGAAAGGGAATATTCATGGTTCTTGGAGACGTATGACGGTTTCAAGTTCCCCGTCCAAAGGGTAGATGCGCTGCGATACCTGCTCATGCGGCATTACGGCGGCATTTACATAGACCTCGACGAT GGCTGCCTAACCAGCCTGGAGCCTCTCCTCTACTACCCCGTCTGGGtcaccgacggcggccacggcgctcTCAGCAACAacatcctcggcgcggcgcccaaCCACCCCTTCTGGGGGCTCGTCACCGAATCCATGACCCGCTACGCCTGGAACTACCCCTTCCCATACGTCACGATCAGCTACGCGACGGGGCAGTGGTTCCTGACGGACATGTGGCAGCGGTACCACGCCGGGCTGGCGGACGGCGAGCCGGAGCTCACGCGCGTCTTGATGGACATGCggcccggggcggcgccgtgggtgTTTTTCATGCACACGCAGGGCGGGTCGTGGGACAATTGGGACAACTACGTGTTTCAGTGGGTGGGAAGCCACTTGCTTGTCACGGTGCTTGCTGGCGTTGCTCTTTTCGGTACGCTTGCTGTCGTGGCGATGCTGGTGGTGAGATTGGCCATGGTGTGTTGGAGGAGACGGAAGGGCTACCGGCGGGTGTAG